Within the Malassezia vespertilionis chromosome 3, complete sequence genome, the region ATATAAAGCGCTAgctccagcggcgcctcCTCTGAAAAATTCCACGCTTCGTCCAGGAGGagcggcagcgctgcatgctgTGCAACTCCCTGCTGCACTTCTAAGGATGCAATTCGCCACCCCGGTGGCTGTGGCTGTGGCTGTGGCTGTGGCTGTGCTGGCGGTGGCGCGTGTGCCATTCCATGCACCATGCGGCTGTTCAGCACGTACAGCTCAATCCTAGCCCGCGGTGCGACACAGTCGCAGTCAAATGTGATcgcgtgcgatgcgctgaTAAGAGACAAGGAGTTGCTAGTCTCTTTATCGAGTACTCTTGCGCCTTGTACTTGCTCCTCCGGCAAGAGCTTTACCGTGGATTTGTGCATGTTCACGTACAAATCCAAGGACGACACACTCTTGGCTTTTCTATCACGCTGGATCCATTGCGACAAGTCTGCCGTGGTAATATGGCTCGTATCGGGGAACGTGCGCGTATGCTCCTCAAAGTGGTCCCCGACGTTGGGCCCAAAAAGCCGCATGAGCTTCTCATTTGGGTCTGCCCACACGGGCTGTTTCGAATCCGACACCTGAAGTGACTGCACGCCATGTGCCAGTGCCGGAGTATCCGTCATGCCAGTGTGCTGATTCTGGAATCGAAATATAGGcactgcactgcgccaGCCAGGTGAGTTCTGCAAGGTGTTCGTcaaagcaggcgcaggtCTCTGTGGTTCTTGCATTTCAATATCGTGTTCACctgagcgcatcgcaggCGCGAACCCACTCGGCAACATCCGTGCATGATACATGCTATGCAAAGCCAAGCCTTGTCGCGGCCAAACGTCTCGGTGTCACGTGCCTCCACACGCTGCCggaaaaaaaaagcgcgaCACAGGTTCAGCCAAACTATGGAATATCATGCGCCACAGGCGCAGGGTATGGTTCTGTGCGCCGACTGCGGTGTACCGATCGAGCCGAACAATGCGAATCTATGTATAAACTGCCTAAGAAACAGTGTAGATATCACTGAGCTCATTCCGAAGCAGGCGGCTATCAATTACTGCCGCAACTGCGAGCGGTACCTTAACCCCCCCAATACGTGGGTcattgcggcgctggaaagcAGGGAGCTGCTCGCAATCTGCCTTAAAAAATTGCGCGGCCTGAAACACGTGCGTTTGATAGATGCCAACTTCATCTGGACGGagccgcacagcaagcgcttgcgcgtaAAGCTAACCGTCCAAAAAGAGGTACGTCGTGCGACTCGCTCACTCTAGGTTTTTTCCTCCACGATTTTGCAGCAGGTGTTTGAGGTGGAATTCATTGTCCAACACGGGCAGTGTCCCGactgcacgcgccttgcggcCAAGAATACGTGGAAAGCCGCAGTGCAGGTGCGCCAAAAAGTGGCACACAAACGCACATTCCTATACTTGGAGCAGGTGCTTCTCAAATACAATGCCCACCGCGAGACTGTCTCGGTTCAGGAAAAGAAAGACGGTCTGGATTTCTTctttgtccagcgcgcacacgccATCCGGCTCTGCGAATTTTTTTCGTCGGTCGCCCCGATACGGATTAGCAAGTCGGAGCGGCTTATTAGCTCAGACGTGCATACGAGCCAGAGCAACTACAAGTTTACGTACAGCGTCGAGATTGCGCCGATTTGCAAGGACGATCTCGTGTGCCTCCCGCTCCCGATTGCACGGTCCTTGGGCAATATTGGCCAGATGGTGCTGCCGTATCGAATCAGCAATGTGATCAAACTCGTCGACCCAGCAACACTTCAGCTCGCCGATGTGCCCTCGCAGAAATTCTGGCGCGATCCGTTccaggcgcttgcgcggaTCCCCGAAATGGTCGAGTTCCTCGTGCTCGATATGGAAGTCACGGGCGGCCATGGCCATGGGCCGCACGGTCAGACTATGAAAAAGTTTACCGGTGCAGATGTGCAAGTGTCGCCTTTGAACTCGACCCAATTTGGCGAGTCAGACGCTGTATACCACACACGTACGCACCTTGGCCACATCTTGCAACCGGGCGATACCGTGCTTGGCTATTTGTTGACCACGGCCAACTTCAATAATGCCGAGTGGGACGCACTGCCGTCGGAACGCAAACCCGATGTGGTGCTTGTGAAGAAGAGTTATCCCGACAggaagcgccgcaacaAGCGCAACTGGAAACTCAAGAGCATTGCCAAGGAAGCCGAGGATCCCAACGCAAGCGAGAATGTgtttggccgcggcgcattgggcCGTCGTGGTGGATTGGACTCGCAGCGTGTGGAGCGCGACTATGAAATGTTTTTGCGCGAActcgaggaggacgaggagctgcgtgcggaTGTGAATCTGTACCGCGACGAAGACAAGATCGCGGCAATGGAGGCAcaccgcaagcgcaaagaggcaaaactcgcgcgtgcgaaCCGTGCACCGGGTGCTATGGAAGAAGATATGGACGGCGATGACGACATTGACGACGGGCTTACTACGGATAACGAGACCGAGTACGGCTCCGACGAAGAGACGCCGCAGATCcacctcgacgagctcCTCGATGACCTGGATGAAATGAATATCGAGGAGGGCGATGAAGTAGTAGAGTAGCGAATTGATAGACAACCATTGGCTACAAGCGCATCACCACAAGTGCAAAGGTGGACACGGTTCTTTTACAGGTACAAAGACGGGCTGAAGATAATCGAGTTGGGCCGCTCCAATTTCGCCAAGCTCTGCGCAAACTTCTTCTCCAGCTCTTCGTTGCCAATGACCTTGGCGGCAAGCGTCATTTGCCGCAGCAGCTCTTGCAGGCGGCGGAAGGCTCGGATAATTGACCCTTCAAACACATCGGTCATCTTGATCACATCGGCAAactgcgcgccttggcacCACTGCAGCACAGCCTCGATAAGCTCCACCTTGAAACTCTGCACATACTCTTGCTCGACGATCGGCAAACGGCACTCaacagcgacgcgcgcgatacgGCGTGCTGTATCCTGCAGAATACGCAATGGTGCGGCAAGCTCTTCCTTGAGGCGTACAGgatgctcgctgcgctcggtAAACACAAAGCAAGAGAGTAGCGCAGCACACTGCTCGGGCGCCAGATCGTTAAACGTGCCGTTAAAGATGAGCTCTGTGAGTAGTAATTCATCGCCCGTGCTGATCTcgcacgcgacgcgcccCTTTTTTTCCACAATGTCCTTTGCGTTGGTAAATCCAAGGCGGCGAAGAACACGTTTCCTGCTCttcagctcgtcgagctgaaggacgctgtgcgcagctgcaatCTTTTCCTTAAGCGCAGCGACCGCGTCGGTTGCCTCCTGTTTCTTTGCGTACAGCGCGTAGAGCGTCTCCAGCTTTTCCTTGTCTTGCGCAATCGCCGAGGTGGCCAGGCGGCCTGACAAAATCTCAATCTTGCCCAGGAGCTGCTTGAACCCATCGTCGACTATCTTCATGTCTTTGACAGGGTCCAGCAGAGGAATTCCGTTAGAAAAACGGCGCTTTACCTCGGCAATATTCTTTCCCACCTGCGTGCGCGTCTCGCGGAGGCGCAAATCCTTTTGCAAAAAGATGCGGATCCCACTGAGTTCCTGGATGGTGGACAAAAGGACAGGAACTACAATCCACTCGCTTTTTTCGTGCTCACGAGGCGGTGCGATCCCCGAAAATGAAGGCGCAGattcgcgctgctttggGACCACTGTCCCAGCCACACAGTGCAGCAATACATCTACGACGTACAAGCTGTGTGCGGTTGGAAGCGTTTCCTGGGCTTTTGGCATGCGTTTTTGGTACGCAACCACGGCGCCCCATCCAAAGTCGGCCCGCTCGTGTTGGACATGGACGAGTCGTCCGGCCTGGAGGAAAGGCAACGCATAGCTCGGGTGACGCACCACTTCGCGCCTGTCTTCTTCCAGCTGGTGCAGCGTCTTTTTCATGTTGTAGTATGCAGAGATTGCGGCCTCCTCAGGGACATTCATCGCATCGCGAGCCTGCTCCGCTCCCTCCAACTGTGCCTCCAGCTCAGGGACACTAGCCGCGTTTTGAAACTGAAAGAAGCAATTTTTGAGCATGTATTCGGGTGACATGCCCTCGACGCGCATCAGGTTGAGGATCATATTGTACCCTAAATGGAATGCACTGTCCAAACGGTCCGCCTCGCCTTTGACCATCGTCTTGGCCGCGTCAGGCTCTAATTTCTCGTCAAACATCATGATCACAATGCCGCGATCGTCCAAGCCACGACGGCCTGCGCGACCCGACATCTGGATAAACTCGCCCGAAGTGAGGTTACGGAACTCATTTCCGTCCcatttgcgcacggcggtaAAGACAACCGTTTTGGCGGGCATGTTGAGCCCAATACTAAACGTCTCGGTGGCAAAGAGCACCTTGATCAGGCCCTCTTGGAACAAAATCTCGATCACTTCCTTCAGGATGGGCAGGAGACCGCCGTGATGGATGCCAAtgccacggcgcagcagggGAAGAATGTGTTCAATCTGCGGCAAATTGCGGTCCTCCTCGCTGAGGGCATCCATGGCACTGTTGAACACGGTGGCGACCATCTCCATTTCGTCGTCTGTGTTGAACTCGAGCTTTGacatttgcagcgcgagcgcttcgcACTGCCGCTTGCTGAACGCAAACACAATTACAGGATTGTACCGCTTCACCATGATCATTTTGACAATCTTGTAAATGTCCGACGGACCGCCTTTCTCGCCGCCTTTTTTTACGGCGCCCTTTTTGCCCTTCCCAGCGTCGACACTCGCAGGAtcatcgccgcgcgagtcGGCAAGGGCGCCCATCGCCTTTTGGAAGTTGTCCTCGCGGAACACAGACTTTTCGTCGACGACGAGATGAATTCCGTTGCCGCCCTGGGGGAAAAGGTAGTGTTGCAATGGGGTGGGACGAAAATCGGTGTAGACGACGTGGCACGGCTGCTGGTGGATCTCGCAGATCCACTCGGCAA harbors:
- the NMD3 gene encoding ribosome-binding protein (COG:J; BUSCO:EOG09262CA4; EggNog:ENOG503NTWS) — protein: MEYHAPQAQGMVLCADCGVPIEPNNANLCINCLRNSVDITELIPKQAAINYCRNCERYLNPPNTWVIAALESRELLAICLKKLRGLKHVRLIDANFIWTEPHSKRLRVKLTVQKEVFSSTILQQVFEVEFIVQHGQCPDCTRLAAKNTWKAAVQVRQKVAHKRTFLYLEQVLLKYNAHRETVSVQEKKDGLDFFFVQRAHAIRLCEFFSSVAPIRISKSERLISSDVHTSQSNYKFTYSVEIAPICKDDLVCLPLPIARSLGNIGQMVLPYRISNVIKLVDPATLQLADVPSQKFWRDPFQALARIPEMVEFLVLDMEVTGGHGHGPHGQTMKKFTGADVQVSPLNSTQFGESDAVYHTRTHLGHILQPGDTVLGYLLTTANFNNAEWDALPSERKPDVVLVKKSYPDRKRRNKRNWKLKSIAKEAEDPNASENVFGRGALGRRGGLDSQRVERDYEMFLRELEEDEELRADVNLYRDEDKIAAMEAHRKRKEAKLARANRAPGAMEEDMDGDDDIDDGLTTDNETEYGSDEETPQIHLDELLDDLDEMNIEEGDEVVE
- the MTR4 gene encoding RNA helicase (COG:A; EggNog:ENOG503NV71; TransMembrane:1 (o702-722i)), whose protein sequence is MAKRDSSGEGPPSDADATKKPRSTELGAIVTDEFTAEATREVLVEAETDTARDALSTSDAMLQLSHSVRHQVAIPLGYAYTPLSQHIPNDPPARTWSFELDPFQKTSVFCIERGESVLVSAHTSAGKTIVAEYAIAQALRDGQRVVYTSPIKALSNQKYREFSAEFGDVGLMTGDVTINPSASCLVMTTEILRSMLYRGSEIMREVAWVVFDEIHYMRDKERGVVWEETIILLPRKVRYVFLSATIPNAMQFAEWICEIHQQPCHVVYTDFRPTPLQHYLFPQGGNGIHLVVDEKSVFREDNFQKAMGALADSRGDDPASVDAGKGKKGAVKKGGEKGGPSDIYKIVKMIMVKRYNPVIVFAFSKRQCEALALQMSKLEFNTDDEMEMVATVFNSAMDALSEEDRNLPQIEHILPLLRRGIGIHHGGLLPILKEVIEILFQEGLIKVLFATETFSIGLNMPAKTVVFTAVRKWDGNEFRNLTSGEFIQMSGRAGRRGLDDRGIVIMMFDEKLEPDAAKTMVKGEADRLDSAFHLGYNMILNLMRVEGMSPEYMLKNCFFQFQNAASVPELEAQLEGAEQARDAMNVPEEAAISAYYNMKKTLHQLEEDRREVVRHPSYALPFLQAGRLVHVQHERADFGWGAVVAYQKRMPKAQETLPTAHSLYVVDVLLHCVAGTVVPKQRESAPSFSGIAPPREHEKSEWIVVPVLLSTIQELSGIRIFLQKDLRLRETRTQVGKNIAEVKRRFSNGIPLLDPVKDMKIVDDGFKQLLGKIEILSGRLATSAIAQDKEKLETLYALYAKKQEATDAVAALKEKIAAAHSVLQLDELKSRKRVLRRLGFTNAKDIVEKKGRVACEISTGDELLLTELIFNGTFNDLAPEQCAALLSCFVFTERSEHPVRLKEELAAPLRILQDTARRIARVAVECRLPIVEQEYVQSFKVELIEAVLQWCQGAQFADVIKMTDVFEGSIIRAFRRLQELLRQMTLAAKVIGNEELEKKFAQSLAKLERPNSIIFSPSLYL
- a CDS encoding uncharacterized protein (COG:O; EggNog:ENOG503P2P3); amino-acid sequence: MTDTPALAHGVQSLQVSDSKQPVWADPNEKLMRLFGPNVGDHFEEHTRTFPDTSHITTADLSQWIQRDRKAKSVSSLDLYVNMHKSTVKLLPEEQVQGARVLDKETSNSLSLISASHAITFDCDCVAPRARIELYVLNSRMVHGMAHAPPPAQPQPQPQPQPPGWRIASLEVQQGVAQHAALPLLLDEAWNFSEEAPLELALYMEALDEDGERLGQPNALTMRLAALYTSDADPAWRIQVLRRNIYIGGYDLLLQDLFGIGTYMEKSTNETNLGEPEKGGMQLPQLSLDTEDEKKRPECPICMTLAPNTILLPCTHALCRKCAERVIESVQKSRIHEMNLGRAPRMRYACPICRGEIQTMLALAR